The following are from one region of the Isoalcanivorax indicus genome:
- a CDS encoding phosphotransferase family protein produces the protein MAQAETLPFEAAALNTWLAQHIDGFKGPITLTRFPGGQSIPSWRIDAGSGTYVLRRKPDGPILKGAHSVEREARVQQALAGQGFPVPRVHALCEDTDVLGSAFYVMDHVEGRIFWDPTFPEVPLAARADYFDAMNATLAQLHRIDPQAAGLGDYGRPGNFFARQIGLWSKQYLGDPEAGRDPNMDALVRDLPEMIPPGDETVVAHGDFRCDNMIFHPTEPRVLAVLDWELSTLGHPLADFAYHAMMYHMPAQGMNGLAGLDLKALNIPDETACIQAYCQRTGRRGIDHWPFYIAFNIFRLAAILHGIQGRVLRGTAASSSARERAALFAPLAALAHQVLQREG, from the coding sequence ATGGCACAGGCTGAAACGCTCCCTTTCGAGGCTGCCGCGCTGAACACCTGGCTGGCGCAGCATATTGATGGCTTCAAGGGCCCGATAACGCTGACCCGCTTTCCCGGCGGGCAGTCGATTCCCTCCTGGCGCATCGATGCCGGCTCCGGCACCTATGTGCTGCGCCGCAAACCTGATGGTCCGATCCTCAAGGGCGCGCACAGCGTCGAACGCGAAGCGCGCGTGCAGCAGGCACTGGCCGGGCAGGGGTTCCCGGTGCCGCGTGTACACGCCCTGTGCGAGGACACCGATGTGCTCGGCAGTGCCTTTTATGTGATGGATCATGTTGAGGGGCGTATTTTCTGGGACCCCACCTTCCCGGAGGTGCCGTTGGCAGCGCGCGCCGACTACTTCGACGCCATGAACGCCACGCTGGCGCAGTTGCACCGCATTGATCCGCAGGCGGCGGGGCTCGGGGATTACGGCCGCCCCGGCAACTTCTTTGCCCGGCAGATCGGGCTCTGGTCAAAGCAGTATCTGGGTGACCCCGAAGCCGGGCGCGACCCGAATATGGATGCCCTGGTGCGCGATCTGCCCGAGATGATTCCGCCGGGGGATGAGACGGTGGTGGCCCATGGTGATTTTCGTTGCGACAACATGATCTTTCACCCCACCGAACCGCGCGTACTGGCCGTGCTGGACTGGGAGCTGTCGACGCTCGGTCATCCGCTGGCGGATTTTGCCTATCACGCCATGATGTACCACATGCCCGCCCAGGGCATGAACGGGCTGGCCGGGCTGGACCTCAAGGCCCTCAACATTCCCGACGAGACGGCCTGTATTCAGGCGTATTGCCAGCGCACGGGACGCCGTGGCATTGATCACTGGCCGTTCTATATTGCGTTCAATATCTTCCGCCTTGCGGCGATTCTCCATGGTATTCAGGGGCGGGTATTGCGCGGCACGGCGGCGTCGTCGAGTGCACGTGAACGCGCCGCCCTGTTTGCGCCGCTGGCCGCGCTGGCCCATCAGGTGTTGCAGCGCGAGGGGTAA